A DNA window from Megalobrama amblycephala isolate DHTTF-2021 linkage group LG11, ASM1881202v1, whole genome shotgun sequence contains the following coding sequences:
- the ankef1a gene encoding ankyrin repeat and EF-hand domain-containing protein 1a, producing the protein MSCTLAKERLEVLQIYRLLQCVQDGDKPYIEKLISMGVDDLINLTEPHEGNGVLHLASVANNPDMLEFLVAQGACPDVQDRRGRTPLMLAAELGYDGIVSLLAKRNADMKLVDKEGKGLLFYCIHPTKRHMRCLQVALTGNADVNNVSEAGMPVFLLACEQSQDCEGMCLSILERGADPNATNQETGRTALMEATRAGAIDLVRAILRKGGNVNALDKKRFHSAHFAAERGFFEIIKVLSAYAADFGVVTTEGDTPLHFAASGGYTDCCRFLAQRGCNPKLKNQEGLLPRQIAKDCGHKATVKELKKAERLYGKFSKGMGGTNEPWALTLHDWSHENENALRSAFESASDGIMGIEVVSRVTFVSVLQELHVPLDDDQIHTLLLALDKRREGFININDFLRGLKYLPKIYVMASYGSKKKKATKAGKAKKTKFNPPMPICTVPPDLIHRRDDGGPPHFMIESYQHATDTHRYDRDHRPGHPIEDDTSWYIEEPEKIYINMNYCAKTGDIESLRLALSQKVPVDVKDRFYKTPLMAACASGNHEVAKFLLDNGADVNACDQFSWTPLHHACHAGQLDIIQLLVEAGASVDPPTLNGATPLMRAIESCRPSCVEYLIKAGAKINAVNKTEQNCLDVAHAYADFRVVDLVQAKINMQPRPKDNKKPQPVKVHRKPTPASTPGSTKEKQGTVPTPTASSNSAVKKAMKKDSVIVHSTQITSGKLNKLDISFMPRTTWQNQLTTSELIEKKARRRQRFSFEVDFDDFKMPFNKNIQKKSMEFDLTD; encoded by the exons ATGTCATGCACCCTGGCCAAGGAAAGGCTTGAAGTTTTGCAGATCTACCGGCTGCTTCAGTGCGTCCAGGATGGAGATAAGCCGTACATAGAGAAATTAATCAGCATGGGTGTTGATGACCTCATCAATCTCACAGAGCCACACGAGGGGAATGGTGTCCTGCACCTGGCGTCGGTGGCCAACAATCCTGACATGCTGGAGTTCCTCGTAGCTCAGGGTGCCTGTCCAGACGTGCAGGACAGGAGGGGGCGGACACCGCTGATGCTGGCCGCAGAGCTCGGATATGACGGTATCGTGTCTCTACTGGCCAAGAGGAACGCAGACATGAAACTTGTAGACAAAGAAGGGAAag GCTTGCTCTTCTACTGCATCCACCCTACCAAAAGGCACATGCGCTGCCTCCAGGTGGCCCTTACAGGCAATGCAGATGTCAACAATGTTTCAGAAGCTGGGATGCCAGTGTTCCTGCTGGCCTGTGAGCAATCTCAGGACTGTGAGGGAATGTGTCTCAGTATCCTAGAGAGAGGAGCAGACCCCAATGCTACAAATCAA GAAACAGGTCGGACAGCTCTGATGGAGGCCACCAGAGCGGGAGCAATAGATCTCGTGAGAGCCATTCTCAGAAAAGGAGGAAACGTCAATGCTCTGGATAAAAAGCGATTCCACTCAGCTCACTTTGCGGCTGAAAGAGGCTTCTTTGAA ATCATTAAGGTGCTGTCTGCATATGCAGCAGATTTTGGAGTAGTAACAACAGAGGGGGATACACCGTTGCACTTTGCTGCCTCTGGTGGCTACACAGATTGCTGCAGGTTTCTAGCTCAAAGAG GATGCAATCCCAAATTGAAGAACCAAGAAGGTCTGCTTCCTCGTCAGATTGCTAAGGACTGTGGCCATAAAGCCACTGTAAAAGAGCTTAAGAAGGCTGAACGACTATATGGAAAGTTCTCAAAAGGGATGGGCGGCACAAATGAACCATGGGCTCTGACACTTCACGACTGGTCTCATGAAAACGAAAATGCGCTAAGAAGTGCTTTCGAGTCTGCGTCAGATGGCATTATGGGAATAGAGGTGGTGTCCAGGGTGACATTTGTGTCTGTTCTTCAGGAACTTCATGTTCCTCTAGATGATGACCAAATTCACACTCTTCTGCTTGCTCTGGATAAGAGAAGAGAGggctttataaatataaatgacttTCTAAGAGGTCTCAAATATCTTCCAAAGATATATGTTATGGCATCTTATGGGTCTAAGAAGAAGAAGGCAACCAAGGCAGGAAAGGCCAAAAAGACTAAGTTCAATCCACCCATGCCCATCTGCACCGTCCCACCTGATCTCATTCATCGGCGTGATGATGGTGGGCCACCGCATTTTATGATTGAAAGCTACCAGCATGCTACAGATACTCACAGATATGACCGGGACCATCGACCAGGACATCCTATTGAGGATGATACATCGTGGTACATCGAAGAGCCCGAAAAGATATACATAAACATGAACTACTGTGCTAAAACAGGAGATATTGAGTCTCTTAGGTTAGCACTCAGCCAAAAGGTTCCAGTAGATGTGAAAGATCGCTTCTACAAGACACCACTCATGGCTGCATGTGCAAGTGGGAACCATGAAGTGGCAAAGTTCCTCCTCGATAATGG GGCTGACGTGAATGCATGCGATCAGTTCAGCTGGACTCCTCTGCACCATGCCTGTCATGCAGGACAGCTGGACATCATACAGTTGCTGGTGGAGGCGGGAGCTTCTGTGGACCCGCCCACCCTCAATGGAGCCACTCCTCTAATGAGAGCCATTGAGAGCTGTAGGCCGTCCTGTGTGGAGTACCTCATCAAAGCTGGGGCAAAGATCAATGCAGTAAATAAGACAG AGCAAAATTGCTTGGACGTTGCCCATGCTTATGCAGACTTCAGAGTGGTGGATTTGGTCCAGGCTAAGATTAATATGCAACCCAGACCTAAGGACAACAAGAAGCCACAGCCTGTCAAAGTCCACCGCAAACCTACACCAGCCTCAACCCCTGGCTCTACAAAAGAAAAG CAGGGCACCGTTCCCACTCCCACAGCCTCCTCAAACTCAGCAGTCAAGAAAGCAATGAAGAAAGACAGTGTTATCGTGCACAGCACTCAGATCACCAGCGGCAAGCTCAACAAATTGGACATCAGTTTTATGCCAAGAACG ACGTGGCAAAATCAGCTGACCACCAGCGAGCTGATTGAGAAGAAGGCAAGGAGGAGGCAGCGTTTCAGTTTTGAGGTGGATTTTGATGACTTCAAGATGCCATTCAATAAAAACATTCAGAAGAAGTCCATGGAGTTTGACCTTACTGACTGA